A region of Silurus meridionalis isolate SWU-2019-XX chromosome 17, ASM1480568v1, whole genome shotgun sequence DNA encodes the following proteins:
- the nt5dc2 gene encoding 5'-nucleotidase domain-containing protein 2, producing the protein MSKGRLFGVGCRLLRKSSGAGLKNPVAFCASFATSSSKNEQKCCTEGQKCATNSVSAPLRHHHASGKAKAEESFTKSGRSFSSTAPQIDHKTYLWARYNEMKRLVHDLIPPGVCNLLNPSTIYANNEVNLDEVDIYGFDYDYTLALYSNALDEMIYNKAREFLIEHYKYPQGIGKYKYIPNFAARGLHYDIQKGLLMKIDAFHYIQLGTVYRGLKPVPDDEVMQLYGGSNHIPLHQVSGFYGKGPKMKQFMDVFSIPEMTLLASVNDYFISNDIEYDPEHLYKDVSDAVGMVHIKGYMYKWIMQDLEKYILRGDETYAVLHRLASHGKKLFLITNSPFSFVDKGMKYMVGKDWRDFFDVVIVQADKPHFFNDCVKPFRRLDNNGVLQWDKIKSLEKGQIYKQGNLVDFLRLTGWRGSSVLYFGDHLYSDLADLMLRHGWRTGAIVPELEMETKVVNTEQYAQSLTWLQALTGLLERMQMYRDPESKKVIEEWLKEREEFRAVTKNLFNPQFGSIFRTCHNPTYFSRRLCRFSDLYMASISCLLNYDLSYTFYPRRTPLQHEAPLWMDQLCTGCMKTPFLEEMAHIR; encoded by the exons atgtcgaAAGGACGACTGTTTGGCGTAGGCTGTCGCTTGTTGCGGAAAAGTAGCGGTGCAGGACTAAAAAACCCCGTCGCTTTCTGCGCCAGCTTTGCAACGAGTTCGAGCAAAAACGAGCAGAAATGCTGCACAGAAGGACAAAAGTGTGCAACCAACTCCGTATCCGCTCCGCTCAGGCACCACCACGCCAGTGGAAAAGCCAAGGCAGAGGAATCTTTTACTAAATCCGGGAGGTCTTTTTCATCCACCGCGCCACAGATCGACCACAAAACTTACTTATGGGCGAGATACAACGAGATGAAGCGCCTGGTGCACG attTAATTCCTCCAGGAGTGTGCAACCTTCTAAACCCCTCCACCATCTATGCCAACAATGAGGTGAACCTTGACGAAGTGGACATCTATGGATTCGATTATGATTATACACTGGCCCTCTACTCAAATGCTCTTGATGAGATGATCTACAACAAAGCCAGAGAGTTTCTCATAGAGCACTACAAG TATCCTCAAGGGATCGGCAAGTACAAATACATCCCCAACTTTGCAGCTCGAGGTCTTCATTATGATATCCAGAAG GGACTGCTGATGAAAATAGATGCTTTCCATTATATTCAGCTAGGCACTGTGTATAG GGGTCTGAAGCCTGTTCCAGATGATGAGGTCATGCAGTTGTATGGCGGTTCTaatcacatccctcttcaccaaGTCAGCGGCTTCTATGGAAAG ggACCCAAGATGAAGCAGTTCATGGATGTGTTTTCCATCCCAGAGATGACGCTTTTGGCTTCTGTTAATGACTATTTTATCTCCAATGACATAGAATATGATCCAGAGCACCTCTACAAAGACGTGTCT GACGCTGTTGGTATGGTGCATATTAAGGGATACATGTACAAGTGGATAATGCAGGACTTGG aGAAATATATCCTCAGAGGAGACGAGACCTATGCAGTGCTGCATCGCCTAGCCAGTCATGGGAAGAAGCTTTTCCTTATAACCAACAGCCCCTTCAGCTTTGT AGACAAAGGCATGAAGTACATGGTTGGAAAAGATTGGAGGGACTTCTTTGATGTTGTCATTGTTCAAGCTGACAAGCCacacttttttaatgattgtgtGAA ACCTTTTAGGCGACTGGACAATAATGGAGTCCTTCAGTGGGACAAAATCAAGAGTTTGGAAAAAGGGCAGATTTACAAACAG gGTAACCTTGTAGATTTTCTGAGGCTGACAGGCTGGCGAGGCTCCAGTGTGCTTTATTTTGGGGACCACCTTTACAGCGACTTGGCG GACCTGATGCTGCGCCATGGGTGGAGGACCGGTGCCATTGTTCCTGAGCTGGAGATGGAGACAAAAGTTGTAAACACTGAGCAGTATGCACAGAGTCTTACATGGCTCCAGGCTCTCACTGGCCTTCTGGAGCGCATGCAG ATGTATCGTGATCCAGAGTCCAAAAAAGTGATTGAAGAAtggctgaaagagagagaagagtttCG GGCTGTCACCAAAAATTTGTTCAACCCACAGTTTGGCAGCATCTTCCGTACATGCCACAATCCTACCTACTTTTCTCGCCGATTATGCCGTTTTTCGGACCTTTACATGGCTTCCATTAGCTGCCTTCTGAACTATGATCTCTCGTACACGTTCTACCCACGTCGCACACCTTTGCAGCACGAGGCACCCCTCTGGATGGACCAACTTTGCACTGGGTGCATGAAGACCCCTTTCCTGGAGGAGATGGCCCACATACGCTAA
- the ccdc22 gene encoding coiled-coil domain-containing protein 22: MEEVDRILIHSLRQAGTDIQEDVQSVKQFTSELIVQAVVRCVRVIDPALGSGLSPMLPPGMSARFRVGMSLAQACQDLGYKGEIGYQTFLYSNEPEIRSLLMFLVEKLPRESAEVSDQPAGKSALLQKAIAAQIKAQLALPWLPPSCRLPLQRKTQSPGPCHSFHAQPLSLPYSLKVPAKKQSKEVKDYWREYLLPVTSQPSQAASVPASLLENHVSELSAAQEWENEWNNQGLLSRLTPEDYRSRKRMRMQKRIEEQLRAAAQPRPDSHNATRSTSDLSELLNSFAGATTGGDVLTKGTRFTHSEKFTFTQEPEKAAQQMAAAASALPSSHQSEEDLKVQQEAEISALQQQLQQLSVQMEEVGGDIRQLTVSIHQVSDELKQREVLNLEQENTVMVKKQTINLLPDAENNLIKLQSLVEASSKRVVHLATQWEKHRAPLIDEHRRLKELCSNREMESSRKLSEIKELHDRIRQCAEEAKKKESLYKQLITEYETLPKDVCRSAYTMRILEIVGNIKKQKEEITKILSDTKELQKEINSLTGKLDRTFAVTDELVFKDAKKDESVRKSYKYLAALHENCSQLIQTIEDTGSIMREIRDLEEQIETENGKKTVSNLEKILEDYKAIRQENSALAAKIREG, from the exons ATGGAAGAAGTCGACAGGATTTTAATTCATTCTCTAAGACAGGCTGGCAC TGATATACAGGAAGATGTGCAAAGTGTCAAGCAATTCACCAGTGAGCTGATAGTGCAGGcggtggtgaggtgtgtgcgtgtgattgACCCGGCTTTGGGCAGTGGACTCTCTCCCATGCTGCCCCCTGGCATGTCTGCCCGCTTCAGGGTGGGCATGAGCCTGGCCCAAGCCTGCCAG GACTTGGGTTATAAAGGGGAGATTGGCTACCAGACGTTTCTATACAGTAATGAGCCAGAGATCCGCTCTTTACTCATGTTTCTGGTGGAGAAACTGCCTAGAGAGAGTGCTGAGGTTTCAGACCAACCAGCAG GGAAGTCTGCTCTCCTGCAGAAGGCCATCGCAGCCCAGATTAAAGCTCAGCTAGCGTTGCCCTGGCTTCCTCCATCCTGCAGACTGCCCCTGCAGCGCAAAACCCAG AGTCCTGGTCCATGTCACAGTTTCCATGCCCAGCCACTGAGTCTACCATACTCACTGAAAGTTCCTGCCAAGAAACAGTCTAAAG AGGTGAAGGACTACTGGAGAGAGTATTTATTGCCTGTGACATCTCAGCCTTCTCAAGCTGCCTCAGTACCTGCTTCTCTGTTGGAGAACCATGTTTCTGAACTTAGCGCAGCACAAGAGTGGGAGAACGAGTGGAACAACCAAGGCCTTCTTTCCAGACTCACTCCTGAG GATTATCGCTCAAGGAAAAGAATGCGGATGCAGAAGCGAATAGAGGAGCAGCTAAGGGCAGCTGCCCAGCCTCGGCCCGACTCGCACAATGCCACACGTTCGACCTCTGACCTTTCTGAGTTGTTAAACTCCTTTGCAGGGGCTACTACAGGAGGTGATGTCCTGACCAAAGGCACACGCTTCACCCACTCTGAGAAATTCACCTTTACACAG gaACCTGAGAAAGCTGCTCAGCAGATGGCAGCAGCAGCAAGTGCACTTCCCAGCTCCCACCAATCTGAGGAGGACCTAAAGGTCCAGCAGGAGGCAGAAATCTCAGCACTCCAGCAACAACTCCAGCAACTTTCTGTCCAAATGGAGGAGGTGGGCGGGGACATTAGGCAGCTGACAGTGTCCATTCACCAG GTATCAGATGAGCTGAAACAGAGAGAGGTACTTAACTTGGAGCAGGAGAACACTGTCATGGTTAAAAAACAGACCATCAACCTCCTACCAGATGCTGAGAACAACCTGATCAAACTACAG AGCCTGGTGGAGGCGAGCTCTAAGCGAGTGGTTCATTTGGCCACACAGTGGGAGAAACACAGAGCACCGCTTATTGATGAACACCGTCGACTCAAGGAACTCTGCAGTAATCGAGAG ATGGAGTCGTCCAGAAAGTTATCTGAAATCAAAGAGCTTCATGATAGAATCCGACAGTGTGCTGAGGAGGCCAAAAAGAAGGAGAGCCTATATAAACAACtg ATCACAGAGTACGAGACTTTGCCTAAAGATGTCTGCCGCTCGGCCTACACTATGAGGATCCTGGAAATTGTCGGCAACATTAAGAAACAGAAGGAGGAAATCACAAAG ATTTTGTCGGACACTAAAGAGCTGCAGAAAGAGATTAACAGCCTTACAGGAAAGCTCGACAGAACGTTTGCTGTCACAGATGAACTGGTTTTTAAG GATGCTAAGAAAGATGAATCTGTCCGTAAATCTTATAAATACCTGGCTGCCTTACATGAG AACTGCTCCCAGCTTATTCAGACTATAGAGGACACCGGCAGTATCATGAGAGAGATCAGAGATCTGGAGGAACAG ATTGAGACTGAAAATGGTAAAAAGACTGTTAGCAACCTGGAGAAGATTCTGGAAGACTACAAGGCTATCCGGCAAGAAAACTCTGCCCTAGCTGCTAAGATAAGAGAAGGTTAA